The following coding sequences lie in one Spirosoma sp. KUDC1026 genomic window:
- a CDS encoding SDR family oxidoreductase, which translates to METQANSAAQTVTKANAPTLLITGATGTIGQAITKLLSERGIPFRAMVRSRQKADQLAALPGTELVEGDFNDPASLAQALAGIERAFLLTNSSEQAEAQQLAFVTEAKRAGVPHIVKLSQFAAAADSPVRFLRYHAVVEQTICESGITYTFLRPNLFMQGLLGFRQPIVEQGKFFAAIGDAKISAIDIRDIAAVAVAALTEKGHDNKTYTLTGPEALTHAEMAEQLSTALSRHITFVDVPPEAMHDALIVADFPEWQAEALLEDYAHYSRNEASAVTTDVQDVTGKPARTFIDFARDYAPAF; encoded by the coding sequence ATGGAAACTCAGGCAAATTCGGCCGCGCAGACGGTTACTAAAGCAAACGCGCCAACCCTGCTCATTACAGGGGCCACTGGAACTATCGGCCAGGCAATTACGAAGTTATTATCCGAACGGGGAATTCCGTTTCGGGCGATGGTACGGTCACGTCAGAAAGCCGACCAACTGGCCGCGTTACCGGGTACTGAACTTGTCGAAGGTGATTTCAACGATCCTGCTTCCCTGGCTCAGGCCCTCGCGGGTATTGAACGAGCCTTTCTGCTGACCAACTCGTCGGAGCAGGCCGAAGCGCAGCAACTGGCTTTCGTGACCGAGGCAAAGCGGGCCGGGGTGCCGCATATCGTCAAGTTGTCACAGTTTGCCGCAGCAGCTGATTCACCGGTGCGTTTTCTGCGCTACCATGCTGTGGTCGAGCAGACCATTTGTGAGTCGGGTATAACCTACACGTTTCTGCGGCCGAACCTGTTCATGCAGGGGCTGCTGGGCTTCCGTCAGCCGATTGTGGAGCAGGGTAAGTTCTTTGCGGCCATTGGCGATGCTAAAATCAGCGCCATCGACATTCGGGATATTGCCGCCGTGGCCGTAGCCGCGCTGACTGAAAAAGGGCACGATAACAAAACCTACACGCTGACCGGCCCCGAAGCATTAACCCACGCAGAAATGGCCGAACAGCTATCGACTGCGTTGAGCCGACACATTACGTTTGTCGACGTTCCGCCTGAGGCTATGCACGATGCGCTCATCGTTGCCGATTTCCCGGAATGGCAGGCTGAAGCATTACTGGAAGACTACGCCCACTACAGCCGGAACGAAGCCTCAGCCGTGACGACCGACGTACAGGACGTAACGGGAAAACCAGCCCGTACCTTCATAGACTTTGCCCGTGATTACGCGCCTGCTTTTTAG
- a CDS encoding biotin--[acetyl-CoA-carboxylase] ligase: MYKIYPKTLFVGQKVQYLPSCQSTNDEASAMIVQGAAGDTLPDEGTLVITDYQTAGRGQRGTIWEAQPGQNLMASLLLRPSFLIASEQFWLNMAVSLGIYDTLSPLLDSALRIKWPNDLYVGNKKLGGILIENSIQGYRIAWSIIGMGLNINQTEFPLTTATSLQQESPLPDSYHLPGLLRSLCESLERRYLQLQHGQRDTLKAAYLNTLFRYQEQHTFSRAGELFDGTITGIDEAGRLAITEGAAVRYYAFKEVQFVL; encoded by the coding sequence TTGTACAAAATCTATCCCAAAACGCTTTTCGTCGGCCAAAAAGTACAATATCTGCCAAGCTGTCAGTCAACTAACGACGAAGCGTCAGCAATGATTGTCCAGGGAGCAGCGGGCGATACACTGCCCGATGAAGGTACCCTTGTCATTACCGACTACCAGACGGCTGGTCGGGGCCAGCGTGGTACCATATGGGAAGCACAGCCGGGTCAGAATCTAATGGCTTCGCTGCTGTTACGCCCCTCTTTCCTGATAGCCTCCGAACAGTTCTGGCTGAATATGGCCGTTTCTCTGGGTATCTATGACACGCTGTCGCCCCTGCTGGATAGTGCGCTGCGTATTAAGTGGCCTAACGATCTGTATGTTGGTAACAAAAAACTGGGGGGAATTCTTATTGAAAACAGTATTCAGGGGTACCGTATTGCCTGGTCGATCATTGGTATGGGTCTGAATATCAATCAAACCGAGTTTCCGCTTACTACGGCTACCTCTCTTCAGCAGGAATCTCCCCTACCCGATAGTTATCACCTGCCGGGTCTGCTGCGTTCGCTGTGCGAATCACTGGAACGACGTTATCTGCAATTACAGCATGGTCAGCGCGATACGCTGAAAGCAGCTTACCTGAACACGCTGTTCCGCTACCAGGAACAGCATACGTTCAGCCGCGCGGGCGAATTATTCGACGGGACAATCACGGGTATCGATGAGGCAGGCCGACTGGCCATAACCGAAGGGGCTGCGGTTCGTTACTACGCCTTCAAAGAAGTTCAGTTTGTTCTGTAA
- a CDS encoding DUF1800 family protein: MDKRSQQQQVQHLYWRAGFGATPAVIQKTNKASIRQLVKKLVKDSADFVPLTGAEQPDRRKELRGLVKDGMLDRNELKQQIRRQNEQIRDLNVQWLERMALGEGVVREKLAFFWHNHFACRVRNPAAVQQYVNTIRQHTLGKFGDLLMAVSKEPAMLQFLNNQQNRKNAPNENFAREVMELFTLGRGNYTEHDIKEAARAFTGWGFNAETEFLFRPRQHDDGKKTIFGKTGNFTGEDVIQLLLTRKETAHFIATKLYRFLVDDQPATDSVTTKRLTALTEQFYASGYDIADLIQTILTADWFYDSRYVGNRVKSPVELLVGMQHALTITFPQKQPLVFVQKTLGQVLFYPPNVAGWPSGRNWIDSSSLLFRMKLPDVILKADAVTVRPKEDGDVNTQVLDRKGNGFANVTADWTTFDKPFADVPDAELPDTLAQYLLQQPLGKAQRQLVLQRLKPGETRSEQIKNLTIALMALPEYQLC; encoded by the coding sequence ATGGATAAACGTAGTCAACAGCAACAAGTTCAGCACCTGTACTGGCGGGCGGGTTTTGGCGCTACGCCAGCCGTGATTCAGAAAACGAATAAGGCGTCGATCAGGCAGTTGGTGAAGAAACTGGTAAAAGATAGTGCTGATTTTGTGCCGCTAACCGGCGCAGAGCAGCCTGACCGTCGGAAAGAACTGCGCGGTTTGGTGAAGGATGGTATGCTGGACCGTAACGAGCTGAAACAGCAAATTCGGCGGCAGAACGAGCAGATTCGGGATCTGAATGTGCAATGGCTGGAACGGATGGCTTTGGGCGAAGGGGTAGTACGCGAAAAGCTGGCTTTCTTCTGGCACAATCATTTCGCCTGCCGCGTCCGCAATCCTGCCGCCGTACAGCAATACGTGAATACCATTCGGCAGCACACGCTCGGCAAGTTTGGGGATTTGTTAATGGCGGTATCGAAAGAACCTGCGATGCTCCAGTTCCTGAATAACCAGCAGAACCGAAAAAATGCCCCAAATGAGAACTTTGCCCGTGAGGTGATGGAGTTATTCACGCTTGGGCGGGGTAATTATACGGAGCATGACATCAAAGAAGCCGCCCGCGCCTTTACGGGCTGGGGCTTCAACGCCGAAACCGAATTTTTGTTCCGCCCGCGGCAGCATGACGACGGGAAGAAAACTATTTTCGGCAAGACCGGAAATTTTACGGGAGAGGATGTCATCCAGCTTTTACTGACCCGGAAAGAGACCGCCCACTTTATCGCGACAAAATTGTATCGTTTTCTGGTCGACGACCAGCCTGCTACGGATTCAGTAACGACGAAACGACTTACTGCCTTGACGGAGCAGTTTTACGCCAGCGGGTACGACATTGCCGATCTAATACAGACTATCCTGACGGCCGACTGGTTTTATGACAGTCGTTATGTGGGTAATCGTGTCAAATCGCCGGTCGAACTATTAGTGGGCATGCAGCATGCGCTGACCATTACGTTTCCGCAGAAACAGCCGCTCGTGTTCGTGCAGAAAACGCTGGGACAGGTGCTTTTTTACCCGCCTAACGTAGCAGGCTGGCCCAGTGGCCGTAACTGGATCGACAGTTCGAGCCTGTTGTTCCGGATGAAGCTGCCCGACGTTATTCTCAAAGCTGATGCAGTGACCGTTCGACCGAAGGAGGATGGGGACGTAAACACGCAGGTGCTGGACCGAAAAGGGAATGGGTTCGCCAACGTAACGGCCGACTGGACTACGTTCGATAAACCGTTTGCTGACGTACCTGACGCTGAATTACCCGATACGTTAGCGCAGTATCTCCTGCAGCAACCACTTGGGAAAGCCCAGCGCCAACTGGTACTGCAGCGATTAAAACCGGGCGAAACCCGTTCTGAACAAATCAAAAATCTGACGATTGCGCTCATGGCCCTGCCTGAATACCAGCTGTGCTGA
- a CDS encoding thiamine pyrophosphate-dependent enzyme, with amino-acid sequence MAKTGADLLVERLLDWGVDTIFSLPGDGINGIYESLRTHQDKIKVIQVRHEEAAAFMACGYAKFTGKLGVCLATSGCGGIHLMNGLYDAKYDNQPVLAITGHTTHDLSGTFYQQDVDLVKVFTDLAAYNERVMGPDHVENVVDQAIRTALGQRTVTHISFPKDYQDWEVSDDKRTASNIADHSSATRVSYDVAPSLAQLQQAAEVINAGKKVTILAGRGCLDARDEVIALSDAVGGPILKALLGKGVVPDEDPHTTGGIGLLGTAPSQDAMQECDTLILLGTHFPYFEYFPKPGQARTVQIDIDAAHIGIRTPVEVGLLGDCKAVLQGLLPLIQPKKDRSFLEKAQERMAHWRQLMTERATQDTIPMKPQVIPHILSPLLQNNAIITCDCGNNTTWAARHIQLRDEMKFSTSGLLATMASGFPYAIAASVAYPGRQVVALVGDGGFTMLMGELATAVKYKLPIKVFIFHNNSYGQIKWEQIVMEGNPEFNVDLQSIDFAAYARACGAVGFTIDDPKNADSVIRQALAHDGPVIVDAIVDQNEPPMPGKITTEQALEFAKALARGERDRSEIIKNLVVNQFNEAVATKGRSLLDVIPGLG; translated from the coding sequence ATGGCAAAAACTGGAGCCGACCTACTGGTCGAACGACTTTTAGATTGGGGCGTCGATACGATTTTCAGTCTCCCCGGCGATGGCATCAATGGTATTTACGAATCATTACGTACGCATCAGGATAAAATAAAGGTAATTCAGGTGCGTCATGAAGAGGCCGCTGCGTTCATGGCCTGTGGCTACGCCAAATTTACCGGTAAGCTGGGTGTTTGCTTGGCGACGTCGGGGTGTGGGGGCATTCACCTGATGAACGGCCTTTACGATGCCAAATACGATAATCAGCCGGTGCTGGCCATTACCGGCCACACGACCCACGATCTCAGCGGTACGTTCTACCAGCAGGACGTTGATCTGGTGAAAGTTTTTACCGATCTGGCCGCTTACAACGAACGGGTAATGGGACCGGATCACGTTGAGAATGTTGTCGATCAGGCCATCCGTACGGCACTGGGGCAGCGGACGGTAACACATATCTCGTTCCCGAAAGATTATCAGGACTGGGAGGTCAGTGACGATAAACGGACGGCGTCTAACATTGCTGATCACAGCAGCGCGACCCGCGTGAGCTATGACGTAGCACCGTCGCTGGCGCAGTTGCAGCAGGCGGCTGAGGTAATCAACGCCGGTAAAAAAGTAACGATTCTGGCGGGGCGGGGCTGCCTGGATGCGCGGGATGAAGTTATTGCGCTGTCCGATGCCGTAGGCGGCCCGATCCTGAAAGCCCTGCTTGGCAAAGGCGTTGTTCCCGACGAAGACCCACATACCACGGGGGGGATTGGCCTGTTAGGAACGGCTCCCTCGCAGGATGCTATGCAGGAATGTGATACGCTGATTCTGTTGGGAACGCACTTCCCGTACTTCGAGTATTTTCCCAAACCTGGGCAGGCCCGCACGGTGCAGATCGACATTGATGCAGCGCACATTGGTATCCGAACGCCCGTTGAAGTAGGCTTGCTGGGCGACTGTAAAGCGGTTTTACAGGGATTATTACCCCTGATTCAGCCCAAAAAAGACCGGAGTTTTCTGGAAAAAGCGCAGGAGCGAATGGCCCACTGGCGTCAACTAATGACCGAGCGGGCCACACAGGACACTATCCCGATGAAACCGCAGGTTATTCCGCACATACTCAGTCCGCTGCTGCAGAACAATGCCATCATTACGTGCGACTGCGGTAATAACACGACCTGGGCGGCCCGGCATATTCAGCTTCGGGACGAGATGAAGTTTTCGACCTCGGGGCTGCTGGCTACCATGGCGTCCGGATTCCCCTATGCCATTGCTGCTTCCGTTGCCTACCCGGGTCGGCAGGTTGTGGCGCTGGTGGGTGACGGCGGCTTTACGATGCTGATGGGCGAGCTGGCGACAGCGGTGAAATACAAACTGCCCATCAAAGTTTTCATCTTCCACAACAACTCCTACGGTCAGATCAAGTGGGAGCAGATCGTAATGGAAGGTAACCCCGAGTTCAACGTTGACCTGCAATCGATCGACTTTGCTGCCTACGCGCGGGCCTGCGGGGCTGTTGGTTTCACCATTGACGATCCCAAAAACGCCGATAGTGTAATCCGGCAGGCGCTGGCCCACGACGGCCCCGTCATTGTCGACGCCATTGTCGATCAGAACGAGCCGCCCATGCCGGGCAAAATCACAACCGAGCAGGCGCTTGAGTTCGCTAAAGCCCTGGCCCGGGGTGAGCGCGACCGGAGTGAAATTATCAAAAATTTGGTAGTCAACCAGTTCAACGAAGCTGTCGCGACCAAAGGGCGTAGTTTGCTGGACGTTATTCCGGGGCTGGGATAA
- the ftsH gene encoding ATP-dependent zinc metalloprotease FtsH, which yields MAENNSKNPLVPRGGPRKPNFQGWIVAVLIAAILGITFFNRSSAVRETSQKRFERMVKDHEVSEVIVVNDKIAEVTLTQQAAQSPKYKNLFSDKSYFGSSRGPHYQFQVASGETFKKDLDALQQNFPDNEKVEYRFEQRSDFGSIISTWGFLIVMILAMYFLLGRMSGAGGPGGQIFNIGKSKAALFDADNKVKITFSDVAGLDEAKEEIKEIVDYLKNPGKFTKLGAKIPKGALLIGPPGTGKTLLAKAVAGEAGVPFFSLSGSDFVEMFVGVGAARVRDLFKQAKEKAPCIIFIDEIDAVGRSRGRGSMPGANDERENTLNSLLVEMDGFATDSGIIILAATNRPDVLDSALQRPGRFDRQISIDKPDIVGREAIFKVHLKPIKLSNDVDPRELAAQTPGFAGAEIANVCNEAALIAARSDKEAVDMEDFQDAMDRVIGGLEKKNKLISPEEKEIVAYHEAGHAVSGWFLEHADPLVKVTIVPRGVAALGYAQYLPREQYLYRTEQLMDEMCMALGGRAAEDLVFGKVSTGALSDLERITKLAYSMVTMYGMNDKIGNVSFYDSKQSDYAFNKPYSEETAKHIDEEVRKIVELAYNRTKDLLTEKKDALEIIAKELLAKEILYQNDLVRLIGKRPFERETVYQAYKNKGAEEIKEEIGKEAKPSEIEPETLPM from the coding sequence ATGGCAGAAAACAATAGTAAGAATCCGTTAGTACCCCGTGGGGGACCGCGCAAGCCCAACTTTCAGGGATGGATTGTGGCGGTATTGATTGCTGCGATCCTCGGCATTACGTTCTTTAACCGGAGCTCGGCTGTCCGGGAGACTTCTCAGAAGCGGTTCGAGCGTATGGTGAAAGACCATGAGGTGTCGGAGGTCATTGTTGTGAATGACAAAATTGCTGAGGTGACGCTAACGCAGCAGGCTGCCCAGAGTCCGAAATACAAGAATTTGTTTTCTGATAAATCGTATTTCGGTAGCAGCCGTGGTCCTCATTACCAGTTTCAGGTAGCTTCGGGCGAGACCTTCAAGAAGGACCTTGACGCCCTGCAGCAGAATTTCCCTGACAACGAAAAAGTAGAGTACCGCTTCGAGCAGCGAAGTGACTTTGGTAGCATTATCAGTACCTGGGGCTTTCTGATCGTTATGATCCTGGCCATGTACTTTCTGCTGGGCCGTATGTCGGGCGCCGGCGGACCGGGCGGCCAGATCTTCAACATTGGTAAATCCAAAGCCGCTCTGTTTGATGCCGATAATAAGGTAAAGATTACGTTCAGCGACGTAGCGGGTCTGGATGAAGCCAAAGAAGAGATCAAGGAAATTGTTGATTACCTGAAAAATCCGGGCAAATTCACGAAGCTGGGCGCTAAAATTCCAAAAGGTGCTCTGTTGATTGGCCCTCCAGGTACGGGTAAAACCCTGCTGGCAAAAGCCGTGGCGGGTGAAGCGGGTGTGCCGTTTTTCTCTCTATCGGGTTCCGACTTCGTCGAGATGTTCGTAGGGGTAGGAGCGGCCCGTGTTCGTGACCTCTTCAAACAGGCAAAAGAAAAAGCGCCCTGTATCATCTTTATCGATGAGATCGACGCCGTTGGTCGCTCACGGGGCCGGGGTTCTATGCCCGGTGCTAACGACGAACGCGAAAATACGCTGAACTCGCTGCTGGTTGAAATGGACGGTTTTGCTACCGATTCAGGAATCATTATCCTGGCGGCAACGAACCGCCCTGACGTACTGGATTCGGCGCTACAGCGGCCCGGTCGTTTTGACCGTCAGATCAGCATCGACAAACCAGACATCGTTGGTCGGGAAGCCATTTTCAAGGTACACCTGAAACCAATCAAATTGTCGAACGACGTTGATCCTCGTGAACTCGCAGCTCAAACACCTGGATTTGCTGGTGCCGAGATTGCCAACGTTTGCAACGAAGCAGCCCTGATTGCCGCTCGCAGTGATAAGGAAGCTGTCGATATGGAAGACTTTCAGGATGCGATGGACCGGGTGATCGGTGGTCTGGAGAAGAAAAACAAGCTGATCTCGCCGGAAGAGAAAGAGATCGTTGCTTACCACGAAGCCGGTCACGCGGTATCGGGCTGGTTCCTGGAGCATGCTGATCCGCTCGTTAAAGTAACGATCGTACCCCGTGGGGTTGCCGCCCTGGGCTACGCCCAGTATCTGCCCCGCGAGCAGTACCTGTACCGCACCGAGCAGCTGATGGACGAAATGTGTATGGCACTGGGTGGCCGGGCGGCCGAAGACCTGGTCTTTGGTAAAGTCTCGACGGGGGCGCTTAGCGATCTGGAACGGATCACCAAGCTGGCTTACAGCATGGTGACCATGTACGGCATGAACGACAAGATTGGTAACGTATCGTTCTACGATTCAAAACAGTCGGACTACGCGTTCAACAAGCCTTATTCGGAAGAAACCGCTAAACACATCGACGAAGAAGTTCGTAAGATCGTCGAGTTAGCCTATAACCGGACCAAGGATCTGCTGACCGAGAAGAAAGATGCGCTGGAGATCATCGCGAAAGAATTGCTCGCCAAAGAGATTCTGTACCAGAACGATCTGGTTCGGTTGATCGGAAAACGACCTTTTGAACGCGAAACGGTGTACCAGGCTTACAAAAACAAAGGTGCCGAAGAGATCAAAGAAGAAATTGGCAAAGAAGCCAAGCCTTCTGAAATCGAACCCGAAACGTTGCCGATGTAA
- a CDS encoding helix-turn-helix domain-containing protein produces the protein MVAPTHSQLIDADDRLATVFRHFYCVQQAPDAPAIQQKLLPHYEMMLAFNFGPPISFTVGNQEKRIEQVTILGPLQKMLTYTLPPGTDLIVINFALNGFYRLLGLPIDQLSTTTPDSVIDASRFEELWTQLVETPPLSDRLEILTKYFLDCITPLNDETITLLNSIPYFQNSAIEPVKTLAQEQGISPRSLQLRLRTQFGYSAKEMTRFLRFKQVLMYLQNTTNPADVDWLELVSRFGYYDHSHLSKDFTYYLNVTPRQFLQQLAHGNVCSSKPGRFY, from the coding sequence ATGGTAGCGCCGACACATAGCCAATTGATTGACGCCGACGACCGGCTGGCAACCGTTTTCCGTCATTTTTACTGCGTTCAGCAAGCACCGGATGCGCCCGCTATTCAGCAGAAGCTACTGCCCCATTACGAAATGATGCTGGCGTTTAATTTTGGGCCGCCCATTTCGTTTACCGTGGGCAATCAGGAGAAACGTATTGAGCAAGTGACTATTCTCGGACCTTTGCAAAAAATGCTTACCTACACGCTGCCGCCCGGAACAGATCTGATCGTGATCAACTTTGCGCTCAATGGTTTCTACCGGCTTCTAGGGCTTCCCATCGATCAGTTGTCGACAACAACGCCAGATTCGGTGATCGATGCGTCTCGTTTTGAGGAGTTATGGACACAGCTGGTAGAGACACCACCCCTTTCTGATCGACTGGAAATACTGACCAAATATTTTTTGGACTGCATAACGCCACTCAATGATGAAACCATTACGTTGCTTAACAGCATTCCTTATTTTCAAAATTCAGCCATTGAACCGGTAAAAACGCTGGCGCAGGAACAGGGCATTTCGCCAAGAAGTCTGCAACTGCGCCTACGAACTCAATTTGGTTACTCGGCCAAAGAGATGACCCGTTTTTTGCGTTTCAAACAGGTACTTATGTATTTGCAGAATACCACAAACCCCGCCGACGTTGACTGGCTGGAACTGGTGTCCCGTTTTGGCTACTATGACCACAGCCACCTCAGTAAAGATTTTACGTACTACCTGAACGTTACGCCCCGGCAATTTCTCCAGCAACTGGCGCACGGTAATGTGTGCAGCAGTAAGCCCGGTAGGTTCTATTAG
- a CDS encoding cation:proton antiporter — protein MRNTELIIVLCFVVLLSYLFDLLSRRYRIPSVILLLASGIGLRQVTDLIDVKIPYVDRLLPVLGTIGLILIVLEGALELEISSDRFHLIKRAFLTALVSIVVTTLAIGLFFSLWLDQSFARSLLTAIPFAVISSAVAIPSVRNFSAISREFVTYESSMSDIMGIMAFNFAVYNVPGGWWSVFDFVEDTILICVLSVVSCIFLLYLISVINHPVKYFPIITCLILFYNIGKLYHLSSLLLVLVFGLFMNNTELFIRGPLRRWFNNDLFESELEQIKNLTGETTFVVRTFFFLLFGYATDLNLLLEPQALLGSSVLVALIFLIRFLLFKGMVAKQLMAVIPIAPRGLITVLLFLSIPNSLWLPGFPSGTLMLTVILTALVMTWGLLSYREEGELIHH, from the coding sequence ATGAGAAATACTGAACTGATTATCGTACTCTGTTTTGTCGTTTTACTTTCGTACCTGTTCGATTTACTCAGCCGTCGGTACCGAATTCCGTCCGTTATTCTGCTGCTGGCGTCGGGAATTGGCCTGCGTCAGGTTACGGATCTTATTGACGTAAAAATACCCTACGTCGACCGGTTGTTACCCGTTTTAGGTACTATTGGGCTTATCCTCATTGTGCTCGAAGGAGCTCTGGAGCTGGAAATATCATCAGATCGCTTCCATTTGATCAAGCGCGCTTTTCTGACAGCCCTGGTTTCCATTGTGGTGACGACACTGGCAATTGGTTTGTTTTTCTCGCTGTGGCTGGATCAGTCTTTTGCCCGAAGCCTGCTGACCGCCATTCCCTTTGCCGTGATCAGCAGCGCCGTTGCCATTCCCAGCGTCCGGAACTTTTCGGCCATCAGCCGGGAGTTTGTCACCTACGAGTCGTCCATGTCCGACATCATGGGGATTATGGCTTTCAACTTTGCCGTCTACAACGTACCGGGCGGCTGGTGGTCGGTGTTTGATTTTGTGGAGGATACGATTCTAATCTGCGTTCTGTCGGTCGTGAGCTGCATTTTTCTGCTATACCTGATCAGCGTGATCAATCACCCGGTTAAGTACTTCCCGATTATTACCTGCCTGATCCTGTTTTACAACATCGGCAAACTCTATCATCTGTCATCGCTGCTCCTGGTACTGGTATTTGGCCTCTTCATGAACAACACGGAGTTATTTATTCGAGGACCATTGCGACGCTGGTTTAACAATGACCTGTTCGAAAGCGAGCTGGAGCAGATCAAGAATCTGACCGGCGAAACGACGTTCGTTGTCCGGACCTTTTTCTTTCTGCTCTTTGGTTACGCCACCGACCTCAATCTGCTGCTGGAACCGCAAGCCCTACTGGGTAGTTCGGTACTGGTTGCGTTGATTTTCCTGATTCGGTTCCTGCTGTTCAAAGGGATGGTCGCCAAACAGCTCATGGCCGTTATTCCGATTGCGCCCCGTGGGTTAATTACGGTACTGTTGTTTCTAAGTATTCCTAACAGCCTGTGGCTGCCCGGCTTTCCCTCTGGCACGCTGATGCTGACGGTAATTCTAACTGCGCTGGTGATGACCTGGGGATTGCTCAGCTACCGCGAAGAAGGCGAATTGATCCATCATTAA
- a CDS encoding DUF1501 domain-containing protein, with translation MKRRDFLQQSGLTVAGTMLIPNFLKAFEINQLATPVATGKTLVIVQLSGGNDGLNTVVPFRNDVYYRERPTLAIPGEKVLKLNDEIGFNPALESLKKLYDDGLVTVVNNVGYPNPDRSHFRSMDIWQTASRSDQYLSTGWLGRYLDASCSGSGCLPHQAIEVDDTLSLAMKGDQVNGLAMLDPKKLYNQTQNSFVHGLAKLDADHAAESDNLHYLYKTLAETNSSAAYVYNKAGKVNRTQGTYPATELGNRLKTVSELIQSGVATSVYYISISGFDTHINQPGQQERLLRQYADAVKAFMGDMKAADREKDVLLMTFSEFGRRVKQNASNGTDHGTANNIFLVGGNLRPGSVFNEAPNLIDLDEGDLKYTVDFRTIYASLLRNWLKADDVAILGQKFDTLNFV, from the coding sequence ATGAAACGGAGAGATTTTTTACAGCAGTCGGGCCTGACCGTAGCGGGAACGATGCTCATTCCTAACTTTTTGAAAGCATTCGAGATTAACCAGCTTGCCACGCCCGTGGCTACCGGAAAAACGCTGGTCATCGTGCAACTTTCAGGTGGTAACGACGGGCTCAATACGGTCGTGCCATTCCGAAACGACGTTTACTATAGGGAGCGCCCAACACTGGCTATTCCTGGCGAAAAAGTACTGAAATTAAATGATGAGATTGGTTTCAACCCGGCCCTGGAATCGCTGAAAAAGCTGTATGACGACGGGCTGGTAACGGTGGTTAACAACGTAGGTTACCCAAATCCGGATCGGTCGCATTTTCGCTCGATGGACATCTGGCAAACGGCCAGTCGATCGGACCAGTACCTGTCGACGGGCTGGCTGGGACGCTACCTGGATGCCAGTTGTTCCGGCTCGGGGTGTCTGCCCCATCAGGCCATTGAGGTCGACGATACGCTCAGCCTAGCGATGAAAGGCGACCAGGTCAATGGCCTGGCTATGCTGGACCCGAAAAAGCTCTATAATCAGACCCAGAACTCGTTCGTACACGGACTGGCAAAGCTGGACGCTGACCACGCAGCCGAATCGGATAATCTGCACTACCTGTATAAAACCCTGGCCGAAACAAACTCGTCGGCGGCCTATGTGTACAACAAAGCGGGTAAGGTTAACCGCACGCAGGGAACCTATCCGGCAACGGAGCTGGGCAATCGCCTGAAGACCGTATCGGAGCTGATCCAGTCCGGTGTGGCCACCAGCGTGTATTACATCTCTATATCCGGATTCGATACGCACATTAACCAGCCGGGTCAACAGGAGCGGCTGTTACGCCAGTATGCCGACGCCGTGAAAGCGTTTATGGGCGACATGAAAGCCGCAGACCGCGAGAAAGACGTATTGCTGATGACGTTTTCGGAGTTTGGCCGCCGGGTAAAACAGAACGCCAGTAATGGCACCGACCACGGAACTGCCAACAATATTTTCCTGGTTGGAGGAAACCTGCGGCCTGGTAGCGTATTCAACGAAGCGCCGAACCTGATCGATCTGGACGAAGGGGATTTGAAATACACCGTCGATTTCCGGACAATCTACGCGTCGCTGTTACGTAACTGGCTCAAAGCCGACGACGTAGCGATCCTGGGCCAGAAGTTCGATACGCTCAATTTTGTTTAA
- the rsfS gene encoding ribosome silencing factor encodes MRINKTSEFTPEQIRDFIVRGMQEKKGQDIVVMDLRKVRNAICDYFVLCSGNSDTQIDAISTSIEEEVYKASKQDPWHKEGKMNREWILLDYVDVVAHVFKKDRRSFYDLEQLWGDAEIQLITEDSLSAVS; translated from the coding sequence ATGAGAATCAACAAAACCAGTGAATTTACCCCCGAGCAGATCCGTGACTTTATCGTTCGCGGTATGCAGGAAAAAAAAGGCCAGGACATCGTCGTAATGGATCTACGGAAGGTTAGAAATGCCATCTGTGATTACTTTGTTCTTTGTTCAGGTAATTCTGATACGCAGATTGATGCCATTTCGACATCTATCGAAGAAGAAGTTTACAAAGCCAGCAAGCAGGACCCGTGGCATAAAGAAGGAAAAATGAACCGGGAATGGATCTTGCTGGATTACGTAGATGTTGTTGCGCATGTATTCAAAAAAGACCGTCGTTCGTTCTATGATCTGGAACAGTTGTGGGGCGACGCCGAAATTCAGTTAATTACCGAAGATTCGTTGTCGGCAGTTTCCTGA